The following proteins are encoded in a genomic region of Oryctolagus cuniculus chromosome 6, mOryCun1.1, whole genome shotgun sequence:
- the NDFIP1 gene encoding NEDD4 family-interacting protein 1: protein MALALAALAAVEPACGSRYQQLQNEEEPGEPEQAAGDAPPPYSSISAESAAYFDYKDESGFPKPPSYNVATTLPSYDEAERTKAEATIPLVPGREEDFVGRDDFDDADQLRIGNDGIFMLTFFMAFLFNWIGFFLSFCLTTSAAGRYGAISGFGLSLIKWILIVRFSTYFPGYFDGQYWLWWVFLVLGFLLFLRGFINYAKVRKMPETFSNLPRTRVLFIY, encoded by the exons CTGCAGAATGAGGAAGAGCCTGGAGAGCCTGAGCAGGCTGCTGGTGATGCTCCTCCCCCTTACAGCAGCATCTCTGCGGAGAGTGCAG CATATTTTGACTACAAAGATGAGTCTGGGTTTCCGAAGCCCCCATCTTATAATGTGGCTACAACGCTGCCCAGTTATGATGAAGCCGAGAGAACCAAGGCTGAAGCTACTATCCCTTTGGTTCCTGGAAGA gaGGAAGATTTTGTTGGTCGGGATGATTTTGATGATGCTGACCAGCTGCGGATAGGAAATGATGGAATCTTCATGTTAACTTTTTTCA TGGCATTCCTCTTTAACTGGATAGGGTTTTTCCTGTCCTTTTGCCTGACCACCTCAGCTGCAGGAAGGTATGGGGCCATTTCAGGATTTGGTCTTTCTCTAATTAAGTGGATCCTGATTGTCAGG ttttccacTTATTTTCCTGGATACTTTGATGGTCAGTACTGGCTTTGGTGGGTGTTTCTGGTTTTAG gcTTTCTGCTGTTTCTCAGAGGATTTATCAATTATGCAAAAGTTCGGAAGATGCCAGAAACTTTCTCAAATCTCCCCAGGACCAGAGttctctttatttattaa